From a single Atribacteraceae bacterium genomic region:
- a CDS encoding DUF433 domain-containing protein has translation MHEILPNIVIDPMIKGGKPVIKGTRVPVDLILGKLAGGISYEELMSEYELKKEEILAALRYAANLLSEEEVRTVP, from the coding sequence ATGCATGAAATACTACCCAATATTGTAATAGATCCGATGATAAAGGGCGGCAAGCCGGTTATCAAAGGTACACGAGTACCGGTTGACCTTATTTTGGGCAAACTCGCCGGCGGTATTTCTTATGAAGAACTAATGTCTGAATATGAGCTGAAGAAAGAAGAGATTTTGGCGGCATTGCGTTATGCAGCCAATCTGTTATCGGAAGAAGAAGTAAGGACGGTACCATAG
- a CDS encoding DUF5615 family PIN-like protein, translated as MRFIIDEDMPRSMASFLREAGYEAIDVRDTGLRGAKDKEILEYAIQQGATVITADVGFSDLFFLSSIQHCGLVLLRVPNSFSIDQTIGLLLRSLKVLTDKDIIGNIIVLEQQRMRIRRHKERY; from the coding sequence TTGCGATTTATAATTGATGAGGATATGCCGCGGTCTATGGCAAGTTTTCTTCGTGAAGCCGGATATGAAGCCATCGATGTCCGTGATACAGGCTTGCGCGGTGCTAAGGATAAAGAAATTTTGGAATATGCAATTCAACAAGGAGCAACTGTAATAACCGCTGATGTAGGATTTTCAGATCTCTTTTTTTTGTCTTCAATACAGCATTGCGGCCTCGTATTATTAAGAGTGCCCAATTCTTTTTCCATAGACCAAACGATTGGCTTATTGTTGCGATCTCTCAAGGTGTTAACGGATAAAGACATTATCGGCAACATTATCGTACTGGAGCAGCAGAGAATGAGAATAAGAAGGCACAAGGAACGGTATTAG